In the Acidimicrobiia bacterium genome, CTAAGGTCCTCGCCGCACCGCAGCATCCGGACTCCCCGACAACCCATCCGCCGACCATCAGGGGCACCTGGCAGCTGATCCCAATCTGGCCAGTTGACCACGTAACACCTCAGTCCCGGCACCGGACCGCCTCGCGATGCGGAATCACGTTTTCGTCACAGTCATGCGATACGTTTTGGCCCGGTGCTGATGAGCGATCTGGAGGTGTACTGTGTATGCCATGTTGCAGACCGGTGAACGAGTCACCATGGATCGGGAAACGTACGAGTCGCTCGGCGCCGAAGTACGCGGCGAGTACGTCGATGGCGAACTTCGACGTACTCTCGGAGTGGGCTTGGAAGCCGGCCACGGACGAATTCATCCCCGACGTCATCGTCTTCGACCGCACTGAGGATCAACCACGACTTGGGCCCGTCCCGCATTTGGCGGTCGAGGTTTTGTCAAACGAACCAGCCCGAGACATGATTCGCAAGTTCCACAAATACGCATCGGCCGGCCTCCAACATTATTGGATCATCGACCCGGACGAACCAACCATCATCGTATATGCATTGAGGGACGGTACCTACATTGAGACAGGCCGGCATCCGGCGGGGACGCTTGCAACGCTCGACATTGGGGTCTTGCACTTATCGATTGATCCAATCGACCTCATAGCTTGACCAGCTGGAGGAGTCGGTCAACCAGCTCGGTTTGGGCAGGATTCAGTTTGGCCTTGGCCCGGGCCGGGCTGGCCCATTCGACCCGATCGATCTCAGGAAACTCTGCCTCCTGACCCGACCTTGGCGGCCACTCCATGGTGAAGGTGTTGGACATCACTGCCTCGGGATCAAGCTCGGTTTCGACGGCCCAGGCCGTAACGATCTTGCCGGACTTCTGGGTGATCGAGCCAAGTTCGAGGAACGGACCCTCCGGGCACCGGACGCCGAGTTCCTCGGAGAATTCCCGTTTGGCCGCCAACAGTGGAGCCTCGCCGTCCCCTGTCTCGCCTTTCGGGATGGTCCACACCCCGTCGTCACGGTGTGCCCAGAACGGACCGCCCGGGTGGGCGATCAACATCTCCAGATCGCCCTCCCGCCACCGGTACGCCAGGATCCCGGCACTCTGTTTCATCGGTACGGAGGCATGTCAGGGATACGCTTGGCACCCTCCCGATATGTCAATCCGGACATCTCGTGCCGATGGTCAAGAAGGAATCGGCGAACCGACTCAGCATTGAACCAGGAGTAGTCACGGAGGGCCCAGCCTATGGCCTTGCGAATGAAGAACTCCTTCTCGGGCAGGCGGGCCAGGCAGTGGTCGAACAGCAATGCCTCGTCTGTCTCCAGCTTGTGGCGAACCTGGCAGATGATGGCGCTTCTTCGTAGCCACATATCTTGACTGTCAATCCACGATCGCACGATCGGAGTGACTTCGGTCCGTTGCTTCAGGAGAGCCCGGCCAACGGCGTGGATCGCCAGCTTGTCGACCAGATCCCACCATCCCCCCTCAACGATCAATCGCTCGTAAAGATCGATCCACTCGACGGCGACGAACTTCTTGTGTTCGGTGGCATACCCCAGAGCAACGTACTTCATTTCACGCTGTGGCTGGTTCCAAAGACCCAGCACGGATAACTCATAATCGTCTGGCGTCTCGACGAGAAAGAGCTGTTTCGCCTCCCTAAGAACCAACTTGAGGTCCGCCGAGCCGACCCCATAGAAGGGCGTGTCGGTCTTCATGTAGGCGGCCATCTGGCTGGCGCGCTCGGCATCGGCCAGACCCGACAACTCAGAGTCCACGAACGAAACGAGACCTTCCACATCCACGCCAGCTAAGTTACCCGAATGGTCGACCGGATGAGCTTGCAGTTCTTCAAGTACCCCGACGTTCCTCATTGGCGCCATGAAAACCTGCTCGTACTTGGTAAGGACGAGCACGGCACCTGGCTGGGATGCGAGCCGGGCTCTGAACAACAAAAAGGGAACGGGCCCATCACAACTACGATGCACCCGTGGGTTTTTTGCTCGGTCCCCGACGCCTGGTGGTCGCTCGTATTCAACAGCGAACGCCCACTAACCCATTTCCTCGACATCATCACGCCGCCCAAGATCAACGGCGACCGGATCGAGATGGTCGACCTGGATCTCGATGTCGTTCGAACTGCTGGGGGCGAGGTGTATATCGACGACGAAGACGAATTCATCGAACACCAGAAGCTGTACGGTTACCCGCCCTGGATGATCGACAAGGCCCGCACCACCACCGCCGAACTGGTGATCGCTCTCGAGAAGGAGGCGGAGCCCTTCACGCGCGCCTGCCAGGCTTGGTTCGACCGGTTCACGGCCTGAGCCTGGCCGATTGGGTGGCATGGCTACGCGAGCGCGACGAGTTCCAGCATTGATTCGTCGAAATAGGCCATGGTTCCTTCAGGCATAAGGATGGCCTTGTCCGGCTTGAGGTCCGCGACGAAGTCGGAATCATGGGAAACCAGGATGATGGTGCCGCTATAGGCGTTGAGCGCTCCAAGCAGGGCCGTTTTGGCCTGGGGGTCCAGGTTGTTGGTTGGCTCATCGAGCAGGAGAACATTCGGCCGAGCGACCACCAACTGGGCCAACGCCAGCTTGGTTTTTTCCCCACCTGACAGAGTGGCGGCATCCTGATCAACCTTGTCGGCCAACAGGAAATGGCCGAGCAATGAGCGCAGTGTCTGATCGGGCTGGTCCGATACCTCGCGCATATGGTCGATCACCTCGACGCCTGGTTTGATCTGCTCGTGCTCCTGGGCGTAGTAGCCAATCGTGGTTTTGGCGCCGAGCTCGACCTCGCCGAGATCTGCGGTCTCCACGCCGGCCAGGATCCGCAACAGTGTCGTCTTCCCGGCCCCATTGAGTCCCATGATGATGATCCGCTCCCCACGGTTGGTGTCGACGTTGACGTCCAAAAACACCAGGTTGTCGCCGTACGACTTGGCCAACCCGTCTGCAACGAGTGGGGTCCGAGCCGAGGGATCTGGTTGTGGAAACGAGACATTGACCGCCTTGCCGCGGGCGGCTACTTCCACGAGATCGTGGCGGAGGCGACCAGCCCGAGTCTCCATGGTCTTGGCCTTGCGAGCCATCTTCTCGGTTGAACCCTTGAACCGGCGAATCGTCGTTTCCAATTGATCGATCTTGGCCTGCTGAGTCTTACGTTCCCGCTCTCGCTGAACACGGCGCTTTTCGCTCTCATCGAGGAAGTGGGAATAATTACCACGGTACGCCTCAATCCGGCCGTTCTCCAGCGCCAACACCGACGTAATCGACTGGTCGAGCAGCGGGAGATCATGACTCACGACGAACAGGCCGCCTTTATAGGCTTCGAGATAGTCCATCAGCCAGGCTTTCGCATCAAGGTCGAGGTGGTTGGTTGGCTCGTCCAACAACAAGATGTCCGTTTCTGAGTACAAGATCCGGGCAAGTTCGACTCGCCGTCGTTGACCACCGGACATTGAAGTCACCGGCTGGTCAAGGTCCTCGTTGTCAATGCCGATGGCCGCCGCGATCGCCTTGGCGCCGGCTTCCAGTTGAAATCCGCCCTTGGCCTCAAACTCGTCGTGCAGCCGACCGAACTGGAGGATGGCTCGTTCCTGCTCCTCACCGGTCGAGTGTTCGATCTTCAATCGAGCTCGCTCAATGCCGCGTTGCATTCCGCCGACATCACGGGCTGTCAGGATGCGCTCCAGGGCAGTCATGTCGGGATGCTCAAGTTCGTCGAGTGGGACTTCCTGCGAGAAATAGCCCACTCGACCGGTCTTCGTGATCGTGCCGTCGGCCGGCTGCGTCTTGCCGATCAGCGTCTTCATCAGCGTCGTTTTGCCCGCGCCGTTCCGCCCGACCAATCCGACCTTGTCGCCAGCTTGAACGGTGAATGAAACGTCTTCGAGGAGGACCCGAACACCCGCTTCTATACGGACATCTCGTACGAGGAGCATCAGGACGAGGAGGCTAGTGGCGACCGAACCTGGACTACTAATCCCACTTCCGCCAACCAAGGCCGCCGGACGAACCCGGCCCGATGCAACGAATGAAACAGCGATCCGTCGGATCTTCGATTTTGCCGACTCGCCTAGACCCGCCACCAGACGGTGGCCAATGATTTCTGCCGGTCCTCGAGCTGGACCCGCCCAGCATCGAGTTGCACGATCTCCGGGTCAAGGGCCGCTTCGAGCTCCGCCCAACGGTCGATGGGTACCAGCAGCCGCCTGCCGTAGAACGTCAGGAGCTCTTCTCGATCCGCAAACCACATCGGCGCCCCGCCGTCCCAACGTTCAACGATCGGAGCCACGTCCAATGACTCCTCGATGACTGCGACCAGATCGTCAACGGTCGGCCCGACGGGTCGGTCAAGGTTGTGGAGCTTCCGGTAGTACGGCCCGAGATGGGCCCATGGATGGTTCTCGAACTCCTGGATAACGACTGCGGTTCGGGCAGCCGACTGCATCGCGGTCAAGAACGGCACCAGATCCGGGACATTGTGGATCACATGCGAACAGGTAACGACATCAGCGCGATCAGCGAGACCAGCCGATTCGGGCCAACCACCTTCTACGACCAGAACACTGAGCCCTCGCTCAGCTGCCACGGTTCGAAGCTTGGCAGCCATTCCGGCGTCACGCTCGACGGCGGTTACGGAGACCCCTTCGGCCGCCAGGTCGAGGCAACTCCCACCTGCTCCGGCTCCGATATCGATCATCGATCCTGGTCTGAAGCGCCGAATAACTTTGCGGGTGTGTCGTTCAGGAATGTGCCCATCGGCCGCCATGGAATCTCGCCTGGCAAAGAGATCTGCCGGCCACTCGTATGGATTCCACGGAACCGCGTCGAGCAGCTCTTGTGGAATTGCCCAGGCTTCGAGCTGCTCCCGCCATCGCTGAGCCGCAGTCATTCGGTCGTCCGGGCCTATCGGAGTCCGGTGAAGAGGTCGTCTTCGGGACTCGCCACATCAACATCTGAAAAGATCCGTACAAAAGACTCCAACCCGAATACCGTCGGGCGAATGTCGGCAGGAACCTGAAAGAAGAACCAATCCTCGGGAATCTGAGTTCTGTGCGCTCTCCAGGCGTCCTCTTTGCGACCGAACTGATCCTTGACGTCGATCCAGGCGTCGATCATCTCATCTGGTGTGCCACCGTGACGCTGTTGTTCATACTCATCGTCATTGATCAAACCGGCCTCAAGCCTGGCGAGGGCAAACCCGGCCACCCTCGTGCGGGGCCACGCCGACCAATACACCTTCGACGGCCGCCACAATTCTTCGCCGCCGGCCAGCGGAAACCGTCCCAGATCCATGGCACCCCAGTAGGCAGCCAGGCCGATTCTGTGAACCTGGATGTGATCAGGATGTCCATAACCACCAAACGGGTCATAAATCACCAGAACTTCGGGCTGATACTTCCGGATAAGTTTGATGAGCCGACCGGTTGCCTCCATAAAATCTGCTTGCCAGAAACAGCGCTCGTCTGCGTTGGGCTCCGTACCCATCATTCCCGAGTCGCGATATCCGAGGAACTCGTGATTCTGAACCCCGAGAATCTTCAAGGCATTGGCAAGCTCTTCGGCGCGCATCTCGACAAGCCGTGGCTTGAGGTCGTCCGGGTTCTCGTAATTGTGAATTTCCCCCTCGGCGCCGTCGGTTGCCGTGACGACAACGACCTCTTCGCCCCGGTCGGCGTACCAGGCCAGTGTGCCGCCGGTTGAAGTGGTCTCGTCATCGGGATGGGCGTGAAACGCCATTAGTCCAGGCATGGCAGCCAGGATAGCCGGATGCTCAAGTTGGCCTGGTTTGACCCGGATACCGGCCGCCAATGCGCCAGTAGACCCCATCGGCCCTGGCGAGTAACTCCTCATCGACCAGATACCGACGCAGCGCTGCATAGTCCGAAAAGAAGAGTTGGAGCATGAACGACACCTGACGCTCCGGATACCGAACCCCCGGTTCAAACGCCTGCACCAGGCGCTCAAGAACCACCAGACGTTTTGTGCGGTTCGTCGGGATGGAAATCAACCGGGTGCCCTGAAAGAAGGCATTGAGGACCTTGACTTCATCTTCAGACCAGTCTCCGGCCAGGATTTCGGGAGCGGCTCGCTCCTCATCGGGGAGTTGGGCACCGAGCTGATCAAAGACCTCTCCGTTGAGTGAATGATCTTCCTTGAGCAGTCCCGCCTCACGGAGCCGCGCGGCAGCCAGGAGCAGCTTCTTGCGATCGCCCCCCGTTGTCTCGGCGAAGTCGGTAACCGAAAAGGGTCCCAGCGCCGCCCGCCCGAGCAGCGCCAGTCGATCGCGATCGACTACCACCCTTAGGAACTCGGTGGGAGTCACGGACGGCCGGCCACTTCAGGCTCAGCCGGCCGGATCCCGCACCGGTGTTCGGTCGGCTCCGGGAACAGGCGTTGGAGATCTGACCCGAGCCGACGAGACAACAGCTCGGTTCCGGAGAGATTCAGATGATATAAGTCGGAGAAGAACTGCCGGTCGTCGTCCATGTCGACATACCTGATTACTGGAATGTTGTAGTCGACTCCAAGTTGGCCGATTGCCTCCTCAAACGCAAGAACATCAGCCATTCCGTCAGGGAGAACCACAGACAACTCCTCATTGAGCGTCGGCATCCTGACGACCACAACTCGCATCCCCAAACCAGTAGCGTCCTCGATCATCGCTCGAACCG is a window encoding:
- a CDS encoding Uma2 family endonuclease — protein: MNESPWIGKRTSRSAPKYAASTSMANFDVLSEWAWKPATDEFIPDVIVFDRTEDQPRLGPVPHLAVEVLSNEPARDMIRKFHKYASAGLQHYWIIDPDEPTIIVYALRDGTYIETGRHPAGTLATLDIGVLHLSIDPIDLIA
- a CDS encoding NUDIX domain-containing protein: MKQSAGILAYRWREGDLEMLIAHPGGPFWAHRDDGVWTIPKGETGDGEAPLLAAKREFSEELGVRCPEGPFLELGSITQKSGKIVTAWAVETELDPEAVMSNTFTMEWPPRSGQEAEFPEIDRVEWASPARAKAKLNPAQTELVDRLLQLVKL
- a CDS encoding DNA alkylation repair protein, which gives rise to MDVEGLVSFVDSELSGLADAERASQMAAYMKTDTPFYGVGSADLKLVLREAKQLFLVETPDDYELSVLGLWNQPQREMKYVALGYATEHKKFVAVEWIDLYERLIVEGGWWDLVDKLAIHAVGRALLKQRTEVTPIVRSWIDSQDMWLRRSAIICQVRHKLETDEALLFDHCLARLPEKEFFIRKAIGWALRDYSWFNAESVRRFLLDHRHEMSGLTYREGAKRIPDMPPYR
- a CDS encoding YgaC family protein; its protein translation is MVDRMSLQFFKYPDVPHWRHENLLVLGKDEHGTWLGCEPGSEQQKGNGPITTTMHPWVFCSVPDAWWSLVFNSERPLTHFLDIITPPKINGDRIEMVDLDLDVVRTAGGEVYIDDEDEFIEHQKLYGYPPWMIDKARTTTAELVIALEKEAEPFTRACQAWFDRFTA
- a CDS encoding ABC-F family ATP-binding cassette domain-containing protein, with the translated sequence MLLVRDVRIEAGVRVLLEDVSFTVQAGDKVGLVGRNGAGKTTLMKTLIGKTQPADGTITKTGRVGYFSQEVPLDELEHPDMTALERILTARDVGGMQRGIERARLKIEHSTGEEQERAILQFGRLHDEFEAKGGFQLEAGAKAIAAAIGIDNEDLDQPVTSMSGGQRRRVELARILYSETDILLLDEPTNHLDLDAKAWLMDYLEAYKGGLFVVSHDLPLLDQSITSVLALENGRIEAYRGNYSHFLDESEKRRVQRERERKTQQAKIDQLETTIRRFKGSTEKMARKAKTMETRAGRLRHDLVEVAARGKAVNVSFPQPDPSARTPLVADGLAKSYGDNLVFLDVNVDTNRGERIIIMGLNGAGKTTLLRILAGVETADLGEVELGAKTTIGYYAQEHEQIKPGVEVIDHMREVSDQPDQTLRSLLGHFLLADKVDQDAATLSGGEKTKLALAQLVVARPNVLLLDEPTNNLDPQAKTALLGALNAYSGTIILVSHDSDFVADLKPDKAILMPEGTMAYFDESMLELVALA
- a CDS encoding methyltransferase domain-containing protein, encoding MTAAQRWREQLEAWAIPQELLDAVPWNPYEWPADLFARRDSMAADGHIPERHTRKVIRRFRPGSMIDIGAGAGGSCLDLAAEGVSVTAVERDAGMAAKLRTVAAERGLSVLVVEGGWPESAGLADRADVVTCSHVIHNVPDLVPFLTAMQSAARTAVVIQEFENHPWAHLGPYYRKLHNLDRPVGPTVDDLVAVIEESLDVAPIVERWDGGAPMWFADREELLTFYGRRLLVPIDRWAELEAALDPEIVQLDAGRVQLEDRQKSLATVWWRV
- a CDS encoding PIG-L family deacetylase → MPGLMAFHAHPDDETTSTGGTLAWYADRGEEVVVVTATDGAEGEIHNYENPDDLKPRLVEMRAEELANALKILGVQNHEFLGYRDSGMMGTEPNADERCFWQADFMEATGRLIKLIRKYQPEVLVIYDPFGGYGHPDHIQVHRIGLAAYWGAMDLGRFPLAGGEELWRPSKVYWSAWPRTRVAGFALARLEAGLINDDEYEQQRHGGTPDEMIDAWIDVKDQFGRKEDAWRAHRTQIPEDWFFFQVPADIRPTVFGLESFVRIFSDVDVASPEDDLFTGLR
- a CDS encoding DUF2087 domain-containing protein, giving the protein MLAGDWSEDEVKVLNAFFQGTRLISIPTNRTKRLVVLERLVQAFEPGVRYPERQVSFMLQLFFSDYAALRRYLVDEELLARADGVYWRIGGRYPGQTRPT